Proteins encoded in a region of the Dehalococcoidales bacterium genome:
- a CDS encoding nucleoside hydrolase — MTVKVLFDTDIGSDIDDAVCLAYLLAQPECELLGITTVTGEADRRAMLASVLCKVAGKEVPIYPGCEEPLLIPQKQKQAPQAVALQKWEHDSEFPRGQAVEFLRRTIREHPGEVILLSVGPLTNIGLLFKLDPDIPSLLKGLVMMCGSFSNLRAGIPRREWNAICDPHALAIVYQATTGIHRSIGLDVTRQVTMPVQQFRERLTHELHRPVLDFAEVWFQGRDIVTFHDPLAATTIFDDGICGFEKGTVEVELASPGLAGMTLWTPDDTGKHEVALQVDSARFFEHYFSVFK; from the coding sequence GTGACAGTAAAGGTCCTCTTTGATACGGATATCGGCTCCGATATTGATGACGCCGTCTGCCTGGCATATCTTCTTGCCCAGCCGGAATGCGAACTCCTGGGCATAACCACGGTTACCGGTGAAGCCGACCGGCGGGCCATGCTGGCAAGCGTCCTCTGCAAAGTCGCCGGGAAGGAAGTCCCCATCTATCCCGGCTGTGAGGAACCCCTGCTCATTCCTCAGAAACAGAAACAGGCACCGCAGGCCGTCGCCCTCCAGAAATGGGAGCATGACAGCGAGTTCCCCCGGGGGCAGGCCGTAGAGTTCCTGCGACGGACAATCCGCGAACACCCCGGGGAGGTCATTCTGCTCAGCGTTGGCCCACTAACCAATATCGGCCTCCTCTTCAAGTTAGACCCTGATATTCCCTCTCTCCTCAAAGGCCTGGTGATGATGTGTGGGTCGTTCAGTAATCTACGGGCCGGTATCCCGCGCAGAGAGTGGAACGCTATCTGCGACCCCCACGCGCTGGCAATAGTGTACCAGGCAACCACGGGCATACACCGCTCTATCGGACTTGATGTAACCCGCCAGGTTACCATGCCTGTACAGCAGTTCCGGGAACGGCTTACACACGAACTGCACCGGCCCGTACTGGACTTCGCAGAGGTATGGTTTCAGGGAAGAGATATCGTCACCTTTCATGACCCTCTGGCAGCGACGACCATCTTTGACGACGGCATCTGCGGATTTGAGAAAGGGACCGTAGAGGTAGAGCTTGCCAGTCCGGGACTGGCGGGAATGACGCTCTGGACACCGGACGACACCGGAAAGCATGAGGTAGCCCTGCAGGTGGACAGCGCGCGGTTCTTCGAGCACTACTTCTCCGTGTTTAAGTAG
- a CDS encoding ribokinase, translating into MGRVLVFGSINTDLVTYVDTLPVPGETVTGGGFETFPGGKGANQAVAAARAGAAVEMYGCVGDDAPGRDRLDSLEEAGISTRNVTVKKGTHSGIAQIIVDRRGENVIAVAPGANFLFDPGDVAFPEHSPDEKVVSLFQNEVPQASTEAIIRECKQRRMTVLWNMAPACQERPSAETLRAVEYLICNQPELRAIVGDGENEVLANELLRWGVANVLVTLGEKGALLVTSRDTYRQKAFPVSVVDTVGTGDCFCGVFACSLSFGMPVKEALRRASAAAALSAGVRGAQTSMPTAAEVDRFLSASDSV; encoded by the coding sequence GTGGGACGAGTACTGGTCTTCGGCAGCATCAATACTGACCTTGTTACCTACGTCGATACCCTGCCTGTGCCGGGAGAGACGGTGACCGGTGGCGGCTTTGAGACCTTCCCCGGTGGCAAGGGCGCCAACCAGGCAGTGGCCGCGGCACGGGCAGGAGCAGCCGTCGAGATGTACGGCTGCGTGGGTGATGATGCCCCCGGCCGCGATAGACTGGACAGCCTGGAAGAAGCGGGTATATCCACGCGGAATGTCACCGTGAAGAAGGGTACCCATTCCGGCATCGCCCAGATAATCGTGGACAGGCGTGGGGAAAACGTCATCGCCGTGGCTCCCGGAGCGAACTTTCTCTTCGACCCTGGGGACGTTGCCTTTCCAGAGCATTCCCCGGACGAAAAGGTGGTATCCCTCTTCCAGAACGAAGTACCGCAGGCAAGCACCGAAGCCATTATCCGGGAATGTAAGCAACGCAGGATGACGGTACTGTGGAACATGGCCCCGGCCTGCCAGGAAAGACCGTCTGCAGAAACACTTCGGGCTGTGGAATATCTTATCTGCAATCAGCCTGAACTGAGGGCCATAGTCGGCGACGGCGAGAACGAAGTGCTGGCCAACGAGTTGCTGCGCTGGGGGGTTGCCAACGTCCTGGTAACCCTTGGCGAAAAGGGGGCGCTACTCGTCACCAGCCGGGATACATACCGCCAGAAAGCCTTCCCCGTCAGCGTCGTCGATACCGTTGGGACGGGCGACTGCTTCTGCGGGGTCTTCGCCTGTAGCCTGTCTTTCGGCATGCCGGTGAAAGAGGCATTACGAAGGGCATCTGCGGCAGCGGCGTTATCAGCCGGTGTCAGAGGAGCACAGACCTCGATGCCCACCGCCGCCGAGGTGGACAGGTTTCTCTCAGCTTCGGACAGTGTGTGA